From Stenotrophomonas nitritireducens, the proteins below share one genomic window:
- a CDS encoding PAAR domain-containing protein, which yields MARPFIVVGDKLSHGGSVVSGTGQTDVNGKAVSRIGDRAICAVHGATSIISGDATVVIDGQPVARDGDRTACGATLMATQSSTGLG from the coding sequence ATGGCACGACCGTTTATCGTTGTCGGCGACAAGTTGAGTCATGGCGGTAGCGTGGTGTCTGGCACTGGCCAGACCGACGTCAATGGCAAAGCAGTTTCCCGCATTGGGGACCGCGCAATCTGTGCGGTGCACGGGGCAACTTCAATCATCAGTGGTGACGCTACCGTCGTGATCGATGGGCAGCCGGTTGCACGTGACGGAGATCGCACTGCGTGTGGTGCCACATTGATGGCAACACAGAGCAGCACTGGGTTGGGCTGA
- a CDS encoding M15 family metallopeptidase yields the protein MTVILVVAIVLLLLVALLCWGLLFPESLGPVFTRLQARWTAARQRAGRAGDRAGQGAARVRSGVREEVVSVRTSLRRHWPVLAIAVALLSIPPLVILMSRQTVVLSDFRGDDLAESGSMVAQLLRGERLTPPPAPPPEVFTTTEIRRLRPEIVTADRKWNQIDPDLQQRVLAIYEVMRRQYGYEMVLIEGYRSPERQAELMAGGKATRAGAWQSCHQYGLGVDSAPIRDGRLQWDMEDPWTRRGYFLYGELAEQAGLDWGGNWRSLKDYVHVEVTDRCRAARNAKRDELRRQGL from the coding sequence GTGACTGTAATTCTCGTTGTAGCCATTGTACTGTTGCTGCTGGTCGCGTTGCTCTGTTGGGGGTTGTTGTTTCCCGAGTCCCTGGGTCCAGTGTTTACGCGCTTGCAGGCGCGTTGGACCGCGGCGCGGCAGCGCGCAGGGCGAGCGGGCGACCGCGCGGGGCAGGGCGCTGCACGCGTGCGCAGTGGGGTTCGTGAAGAAGTTGTGAGTGTGCGTACTTCGCTGCGCCGTCACTGGCCTGTGCTGGCGATCGCGGTAGCCTTGCTGAGCATTCCTCCATTGGTGATTTTGATGTCGCGGCAGACCGTGGTGCTGTCTGATTTCCGTGGTGATGATCTTGCCGAGTCCGGTTCGATGGTTGCCCAATTGTTGCGCGGTGAGCGTTTGACGCCGCCGCCTGCGCCGCCGCCGGAAGTGTTCACCACCACCGAGATACGCCGCCTGCGTCCAGAAATAGTTACAGCTGATCGCAAATGGAATCAGATTGATCCGGATCTGCAGCAACGCGTTCTGGCTATCTACGAAGTGATGCGTCGCCAGTATGGTTACGAGATGGTGTTGATCGAAGGCTATCGAAGCCCGGAGCGCCAGGCGGAGTTGATGGCGGGCGGCAAGGCTACCCGTGCAGGTGCCTGGCAGAGCTGCCATCAATACGGGTTGGGCGTGGATAGCGCGCCAATTCGTGACGGGCGTCTGCAATGGGACATGGAAGATCCGTGGACCCGGCGTGGCTATTTTCTCTATGGCGAACTTGCTGAACAGGCGGGGCTGGATTGGGGCGGCAATTGGCGCAGCCTGAAGGACTACGTGCATGTTGAAGTGACGGATCGCTGCAGGGCAGCACGCAACGCAAAGCGTGATGAACTGCGCCGGCAAGGCTTATAA